The following proteins are encoded in a genomic region of Gossypium hirsutum isolate 1008001.06 chromosome D05, Gossypium_hirsutum_v2.1, whole genome shotgun sequence:
- the LOC107905562 gene encoding UDP-glucuronate:xylan alpha-glucuronosyltransferase 2 translates to MGELGLGLQKIIKAAPSKALVIRINLVFLAFFLVIYASLLLRPSSSAYFQNAASLVRCSLRECHHKVEKGVKMEAVLEETEAMKPKRKRNLTMLEVPSFIDEIGGGVKIGMLNFEDEDYSEWEKHGETIPIHFQRVSELFEWKDLFPEWIDEEEEIDGPMCPEIPMPDFSKYDDLDLIVAKLPCEYPVDGWARDVFRLQVHLIVANLAVKKGKRDWNWRTKVVFLSKCRPMLEVFRCNDLVKQEGEWWYYEPEITRLEEKVSLPIGSCNLALPLWGQGNDEVFDVSKIQQATSAAKREAYVTVLHSSESYVCGAITLAQSLLKTGTNRDLILLLDRSITEPKRDALKAAGWQLRFIKRIRNPRAEKGTYNEYNYSKFRLWQMTDYDKVIFIDADILVLKNIDLLFHFPQMTATGNDIWIFNSGIMVVEPSNCTFKLLMNKRKEIFSYNGGDQGFLNEVFVWWHRLPRRVNFLKNFWANSTVETGLKSQLFAADPPKVYSIHYLGLKPWHCYRDYDCNWDIGDQRVYASDVAHQRWWKFYDAMDEKLQQQCGLTERRKIELDWDRKMAEKEGFQDEHWKINITDPRRKFLIN, encoded by the exons ATGGGTGAGTTGGGACTAGGTCTTCAAAAGATTATCAAGGCAGCTCCTTCAAAAGCTTTGGTTATTAGAATCAACCTGGTTTTTCTTGCTTTCTTTCTGGTTATCTATGCATCCCTTCTTTTGCGCCCATCTTCTTCAGCTTATTTCCAGAATGCGGCATCGCTTGTTAGGTGCTCTTTGCGTGAGTGCCATCACAAG GTGGAGAAAGGGGTGAAGATGGAGGCAGTCCTGGAAGAAACTGAAGCCatgaaaccaaagagaaagaggAATTTGACAATGCTGGAAGTGCCAAGTTTCATAGATGAGATTGGAGGTGGAGTTAAGATTGGGATGTTGAACTTTGAAGATGAGGATTACAGTGAATGGGAGAAACATGGAGAGACAATCCCAATCCATTTCCAGCGAGTATCGGAGCTTTTCGAATGGAAAGATTTGTTTCCGGAATGGATTGACGAAGAGGAAGAAATCGATGGGCCAATGTGCCCTGAGATACCAATGCCGGATTTCAGCAAATACGATGACTTGGACTTGATAGTGGCGAAACTGCCGTGTGAGTACCCAGTAGATGGATGGGCTAGGGACGTGTTTAGGCTCCAAGTTCACCTGATAGTGGCAAATCTGGCAGTTAAAAAGGGGAAGAGGGATTGGAATTGGAGGACGAAAGTGGTGTTCCTGAGCAAGTGCAGGCCAATGTTGGAGGTATTTCGATGCAATGATTTGGTGAAACAGGAAGGTGAGTGGTGGTACTATGAACCCGAAATAACAAGATTAGAAGAAAAGGTATCTTTGCCTATTGGTTCTTGCAATCTGGCTTTGCCATTATGGGGACAAG GAAACGACGAAGTATTTGATGTTTCCAAGATCCAACAGGCGACAAGTGCCGCCAAGCGTGAAGCCTATGTCACAGTCCTCCATTCATCTGAATCCTACGTTTGTGGTGCCATAACCCTTGCCCAAAGTCTCCTAAAAACCGGCACCAACCGTGACCTGATCCTTCTCCTAGACCGGTCCATCACGGAGCCAAAACGCGACGCACTCAAGGCGGCCGGGTGGCAACTGCGCTTCATCAAAAGAATTCGAAACCCTCGAGCCGAAAAAGGCACCTACAATGAATACAACTACAGCAAGTTCAGGCTATGGCAGATGACGGATTATGACAAGGTCATATTCATTGATGCAGACATCCTTGTCTTAAAGAACATTGATCTCCTTTTCCATTTCCCTCAAATGACGGCTACAGGCAACGATATTTGGATTTTCAATTCGGGTATTATGGTGGTCGAGCCATCAAACTGCACCTTTAAGCTTTTAATGAACAAACGTAAGGAAATATTCTCGTACAATGGAGGAGACCAAGGTTTTCTGAATGAAGTGTTCGTTTGGTGGCATCGTTTGCCGAGGAGAGTGAACTTTCTCAAGAACTTCTGGGCCAACAGCACCGTTGAAACTGGTTTAAAGAGCCAGCTTTTTGCAGCCGACCCACCCAAAGTTTACTCCATTCATTACTTGGGGTTGAAGCCTTGGCATTGTTACAGGGATTACGATTGTAACTGGGACATTGGGGACCAACGTGTTTACGCCAGCGATGTGGCACATCAAAGATGGTGGAAGTTTTATGACGCCATGGATGAGAAGTTGCAGCAGCAGTGTGGGTTGACAGAGCGAAGAAAGATTGAATTGGACTGGGATAGGAAAATGGCTGAAAAGGAAGGGTTCCAAGATGAGCATTGGAAGATAAATATTACAGACCCAAGGcgaaaatttttgatcaattag
- the LOC107905563 gene encoding protein WEAK CHLOROPLAST MOVEMENT UNDER BLUE LIGHT 1, whose amino-acid sequence MVSVFLVSDTLSSSKMGNVKEEEMPRSEPVSLLVEMDHNSGKGPASNETKQPESHLSVIKGQEDSRTECADITSSVEIETDHQGRLMNDSRTGGTHDNSDEEPSQSTGSNPMVGDSKNDHLEPARLSDGQQSQEANSVVNSLINNDNRKLLPSLSAHQLKTSGLTLPLFDARSSPDGSPVMLDGVINDSKTGDAKNEDHVSQIADLTPHHRKMIRSAKSFSPSQKKQVDLKRDLLAPFESVKEAVSKFGGIVDWKAHRNRTLERSKLVEQMFVRVQKEKPEYKKRPEDAEEEKMNVLKELDSTKRQTEKLKLHLERAQTEENQAKQDYELAKFRVDEMEHGIGDEASVAARAQLEVAKSRHAAAVSELKFVKEKLETLNKEYAFLMNERDTAVKKAEEVVSASKEVEKMVEELTIELIAIREILESAHAAHVEAEEKRIRVTLARDQDTKHWEKELKQVEEELQRLNQQIYSAKDLKSKIDFASALLLDLKAELASYKSQTSKTTTHIDVHAFVASLQKELENAKVNIEKASAEVDCLKVATISLKLELDRNKSELANSKQREHMASSAVALSEAELATVTRVADEAKSLAEIARGDLHKAEEEAAQVKAGASAMESRLLAAEKEIEAAKASEKLALAAIEAFEKSESTKSIDNVDSPPSVTLSTEEYYNLGERANEAKEEAKLRVEAVVSQVEVAKQSESISLERLEEVSREMAVRKEALKVAMVKAEKARERKFGIEQEWRKWRGEPKATELSQGENPPRPSSEGKKETKNFKPNTLASSKPCKQGNTTETESLPKPKLRKKKKSLLPKIFTFFSWKKSHSSASKSHVSRK is encoded by the exons ATGGTGTCTGTTTTCTTGGTTTCAGACACCTTATCATCTTCAAAGATGGGGAATGTAAAAGAAGAAGAGATGCCTCGTTCAGAACCTGTTTCATTGCTTGTAGAAATGGACCATAATTCTGGTAAAGGTCCAGCAAGTAACGAAACAAAACAACCTGAAAGTCATTTGTCGGTAATTAAAGGACAAGAAGACAGTAGAACAGAATGTGCAGATATAACTTCGTCGGTTGAAATTGAGACAGATCATCAGGGTAGACTGATGAATGACTCAAGGACTGGGGGAACTCATGACAATTCTGATGAAGAACCCTCTCAAAGTACTGGCTCCAATCCAATGGTTGGAGATTCTAAAAATGACCATTTGGAACCAGCTAGACTTTCTGATGGACAACAATCTCAAGAAGCCAATTCTGTTGTTAATTCGCTTATTAATAACGACAATCGCAAGCTTTTGCCTTCTCTTTCCGCCCATCAATTGAAAACGAGTGGGCTTACCTTGCCCCTTTTTGATGCTAGGTCCTCTCCTGATGGTTCTCCTGTTATGCTTGATGGCGTCATCAATGACTCTAAGACAGGAGATGCTAAAAATGAGGATCATGTATCCCAAATCGCTGATCTCACTCCGCATCATCGAAAGATGATCAGATCTGCTAAATCTTTTAGCCCTTCACAGAAAAAGCAAGTAGATTTAAAAAGAGATCTTTTAGCACCTTTTGAATCAGTTAAAGAAGCTGTTTCCAAGTTTGGAGGAATCGTTGATTGGAAAGCTCATAGAAATCGAACTTTGGAG AGAAGCAAGCTTGTAGAACAAATGTTTGTGAGAGTACAGAAAGAGAAGCCTGAATATAAGAAACGACCAGAGGATGCTGAAGAGGAAAAAATGAATGTATTAAAGGAGCTCGACAGCACAAAGAGACAAACAGAAAAGCTCAAGCTGCACTTGGAGAGAGCACAAACTGAAGAGAATCAGGCAAAGCAAGACTATGAACTAGCCAAGTTTAGAGTGGATGAGATGGAACACGGGATTGGAGATGAGGCTAGTGTTGCAGCAAGGGCACAGCTCGAGGTTGCTAAATCCAGGCATGCAGCTGCAGTTTCGGAACTGAAATTCGTTAAAGAAAAGTTAGAAACATTAAATAAGGAATATGCTTTTTTGATGAATGAAAGAGATACCGCGGTTAAGAAAGCTGAAGAGGTTGTTTCTGCTTCAAAGGAGGTTGAGAAAATGGTGGAAGAATTGACTATTGAGTTGATTGCCATAAGGGAGATCTTAGAGTCTGCACATGCTGCCCATGTGGAAGCAGAAGAGAAAAGGATTAGAGTAACCCTGGCCCGAGACCAAGATACTAAGCATTGGGAGAAGGAACTAAAACAGGTTGAGGAGGAGCTTCAGAGACTCAATCAACAAATTTATTCAGCAAAGGATCTGAAATCAAAGATAGACTTTGCTTCAGCCCTGCTCCTTGATTTAAAAGCTGAGTTAGCTTCTTATAAGTCACAGACATCAAAGACGACAACTCATATTGATGTACACGCTTTCGTTGCTTCATTACAGAAGGAACTTGAAAACGCCAAGGTCAATATAGAAAAAGCAAGTGCAGAAGTGGATTGTTTGAAGGTGGCTACCATTTCATTAAAATTAGAGCTTGACAGGAATAAGTCTGAGCTTGCCAACAGTAAGCAGAGAGAACACATGGCTTCGAGTGCAGTTGCTCTTTCGGAGGCTGAGCTGGCAACAGTAACACGAGTGGCTGATGAGGCTAAGTCACTTGCTGAAATAGCCCGTGGAGATTTGCacaaagcagaagaagaagcAGCGCAAGTAAAGGCGGGAGCAAGTGCTATGGAGAGTCGATTACTTGCAGCTGAAAAAGAGATAGAGGCCGCCAAGGCTTCGGAAAAGTTAGCTTTAGCTGCAATCGAAGCATTTGAAAAGAGCGAATCAACTAAAAGCATTGATAATGTGGATTCACCACCTAGTGTAACACTTTCCACAGAGGAGTACTATAACCTCGGTGAACGTGCAAATGAGGCAAAGGAAGAAGCCAAGTTGAGGGTGGAAGCTGTTGTATCTCAAGTTGAGGTAGCTAAGCAATCAGAGTCAATAAGCTTGGAAAGGTTGGAAGAAGTAAGCCGAGAGATGGCTGTAAGAAAGGAAGCACTAAAAGTTGCTATGGTGAAGGCTGAGAAAGCCAGGGAAAGGAAGTTTGGTATTGAGCAAGAATGGAGAAAGTGGAGGGGTGAACCAAAGGCTACTGAATTGAGTCAAGGGGAAAACCCTCCAAGGCCAAGTTctgaaggaaagaaagaaaccAAAAACTTTAAACCCAATACTTTAGCAAGCTCCAAGCCATGTAAGCAGGGGAACACCACAGAAACCGAATCACTCCCCAAACCCAAgcttagaaagaaaaagaagtcaTTATTGCCCAAGATTTTCACCTTTTTTTCCTGGAAGAAGTCACACTCAAGTGCATCCAAGTCC